The Hymenobacter oligotrophus genome segment TTCATCCAGAAGACCGTGGCCGAACACTTCGGCATTGCGGTGGACTTGCTAAAGGCCAAAACCCGCAAAAAGGAAGTAGTTACCGCCCGCCAGGTGGCGATGTACTTCGCCAAGGAGCACACCAACCACTCGCTCAAGAGCATTGGTTACCACTTCGGCGGCCGCGACCATAGCACTGTAATTCACTCGGTGCAAACCGTGTCGGACCTGATTGACTCGGACAAAACCTTCCGGACAACCATTCAGGAGCTGCGCAAGAAATTTACAAGCAAGTAGCCTGTAGCGCGGGCTTGGCCACGCCTTCCTGCGGTTCAGCCCGCGTTTGCCAGAACATATTCGTCTGGGCAGCTCCGCGCGGTACCAATCGTTCTGCTAAACGCGGGCTAAAGCCCACGCTACATAAAAAAGCCCGCAGCAATGCGGGCTTTTGCATTTCAGAGCACCTAGGGCTTACAGCTCGGAAGCCGAACGCTCGCGCAGCTCAAGGCCGTTGCGCTGGGCAAAGTTGCTGAGCATGCCGCGCAGGTTTTGCCGCCGCTGGCGGCCGCGCACTTGGCGCAAATTGAGGGCGTAGCTGGTACCATCGTGCAGGCGGAGCAGCAGCTGGTTGGGCTCTAGGTCGAGGGCCCGCATTTCTTTGGCGGCAAAAGGCTGCTTGGGGGCAAACAGGCCAGACTTATGCACCAGGTAATCGGGCGTGATTTCGAGGTAGGTTTGGGTGCCGAACAGCGGCAGGTTCTGCACCGAGATATAGAGCAGGAACACCACCGCCAGACCTAGGAACATCCAGTCGAGGTAGCGCAGCACGCCGGGCGTGCGGTTTGGGTCGCCGAGGATGGAAAGCAAAGGGTAGGCTACCGCTACCAAACCGAACACAAACTGCCCGAAAAACGGGACGCGGGAGGTGTTGGCCGGCTGCAGACCAATGCGGGTATAGGATGACGGCATAGGCAGGGGAGAGATTCAGCCGGCAAAACTAATACAAAACCGTTGGGTGCGGATTTAAGCACCCGGAGCCGCAACGCCGCGGCGTGCGGCCCCGGGTGGCTGTTCACTTCAGCTTAGCCTCCAAAGTCATTTCGGGTACGGCCGAGAGCAGCTGCGAAATGGGGCAGTTTTGCTTGGCGTCTTCGGCGTATCGCTGGAAATCCTCGGCGCTGAGGTTCGGTACCTGGCCAGAAGTAGTGACGGCAATCTTTACCACTTTGGGCGACATGTTGCCCGGGTCGAGCGTCACCTTCGACTCGGTGCGCACCTGTGTGGGCGAGTAACCTTCGCGGGTAAGCAAGCTCACCAGGTACATGGTGTAGCAGGAGGCGTGGGCGGCTCCAATCAGCTCCTCGGGGTTGGTGCCCTTCTGGCCCTCAAACCGGGCGCCTACCGAATAGGGGACCTGAACCGTGCCGCTTTGCGTCGTGATTTCGCCGCTGCCTTTGATGTCGCCGTTCCAGACGGCCGTACCGCGTTGGTTGATCATGGTATTTGGGATAGGGGTGTGGGAGAATGAGCTGATGCGGTTTTAATACCAACAGAACAATGCGGAAGTTTAGGAAAGCAATGTAGTCATCGTATTCGCGCCGTATTATTCGTCAACATTATGGATGCAACGAGAAAAACAATTGGCTTTATCAATCTGACAGTTGACTTACGTAAGGCATTTATCTGTTTGGGATGGTTGGGTTTGGCTTTGTTTCTAATCGACTAATTGTTCGATTACGTGCCTCTTGAAACCACGCATGATGGCTTACTCAAAGTGTTCAATAAACTTAAAAACCTGTTATTCTTTATTGTTTGGCCTGGCGCTGTGCTCCTGCATATCAAGCCAGTACTAAGTGAGCGGCAATGGTCTGTCGTGCGAATAATAAGCGTAATAATCAGCATGCCGTGGCTGTTAGTAGCCCTAGCGTTATCAGCCTTTGATAATGAAGAAAGGTGGAGAGACCGGCAGGTTGTATATCGGCATGCTACCAATCCAGAAGCGCGAATTGCCGCGCAGTATTTGGAAGATTGGCCCACGATCAACCAAGAAGAACGGGTTGTAAAGCTCACTCCTGTGCTGGCGTTGTGGCAGCGCGTCGAACCCGTAGATACGGCCACTTTCGACACAACGGGCTGGCAGCGCGTACCGCAATAGCCGCTACATTTACCGCCCCGCCTTTTCCTCAAGTTCTTCCGCATGGGCCTGAAGTCCTTCCTGAGCCGCCCGCTCGCCGCCTACACCGTTAGCCAGTACCAGAAATGGGCGCACCAGCCCGAGGTGGCCCAGCAGCGCATTCTGCAGAACCTGCTGCAGCAAGGCACCGCCACGGCTTTCGGCCACGACCACGGCCTAGCCGATGTGCGCTCGGTGCAGGACTTTCAGGCGCACGTGCCAGTGCGCGACTACGAGGCCCTAGGTGCGTACTTCAACCGGGTGAAGGAAGGGGAGCGGGACGTGCTCTGGCCGGGCAAGCCGCTGTACCTGGCTAAAACATCGGGCACTACCTCCGGCACTAAGTACATCCCCATCAGCCAAGACAGCATCGGCAACCACATCAACGGGGCCAAGGATGCTCTGCTACACTACGTGCACCGCACGGGCAAGCCGCAGTTTCTGGATGGCAAGCTCATCTTCCTCTCAGGCTCGCCCGAGCTAGAAGAGGTAGGCGGCATCCCGACGGGGCGTTTGTCGGGCATCAGCAACCACCACGTGCCGGCTTACCTGCGCCGCAACCAGCTGCCGAGCTACGCCACCAACTGCATTGAGGATTGGGAGCATAAGCTCGACCGCATTGTGGACGAAACCCTAGGTCAGCCGATGACGCTGATTTCGGGCATCCCGCCGTGGGTGCAGATGTATTTCGATCGGCTTACCGCACGCACGGGCAAGCTGGTAGGCGAGGTATTCCCCGAGTTCCAGCTGTTCGTGTACGGCGGCGTCAACTTCGAGCCCTACCGCCGCAAGCTGCTCGAAAGCATCGGCCGCTCGGTAGATACGCTGGAGCTGTTTCCGGCCTCCGAAGGCTTCTTTGCTTTTCAGGACGAGCCCGGTAACCCCGGCATGCTGCTGCTGGCCAACGCGGGTATCTACTTCGAATTTATTCCGGCCGAGCGGTTCTTCGAGCCCAACCCGCCGCGCCTGACGCTGGCCGACGTAGAGCTGGACAAGAACTACGCCTTGGTGGTAAGCTCCAACGCCGGCCTGTGGGGCTACTCCGTGGGCGACACGGTACGCTTTACCAGCTTGCGCCCGCACCGCGTGGTGGTATCGGGCCGCATCAAGCACTTCTTGTCGGCCTTCGGCGAGCACGTGATTGGCGAGGAGGTGGAGCAAACCTTGCGCGAGGCGCTGCAGCAGTTCGCGGAGGTGGAGGTGACGGAGTTTACCGTGGCCCCGCGCGTGAGCGAAAACAAAGCCGAACCCTCGCGCCACGAGTGGCTGGTTGAGTTTGCCCGCCCGCCCCACGACCTAGGCGCCTTTGCCGCCGCATTGGATGCGGGTCTG includes the following:
- a CDS encoding OsmC family peroxiredoxin — encoded protein: MINQRGTAVWNGDIKGSGEITTQSGTVQVPYSVGARFEGQKGTNPEELIGAAHASCYTMYLVSLLTREGYSPTQVRTESKVTLDPGNMSPKVVKIAVTTSGQVPNLSAEDFQRYAEDAKQNCPISQLLSAVPEMTLEAKLK
- a CDS encoding GH3 auxin-responsive promoter family protein yields the protein MGLKSFLSRPLAAYTVSQYQKWAHQPEVAQQRILQNLLQQGTATAFGHDHGLADVRSVQDFQAHVPVRDYEALGAYFNRVKEGERDVLWPGKPLYLAKTSGTTSGTKYIPISQDSIGNHINGAKDALLHYVHRTGKPQFLDGKLIFLSGSPELEEVGGIPTGRLSGISNHHVPAYLRRNQLPSYATNCIEDWEHKLDRIVDETLGQPMTLISGIPPWVQMYFDRLTARTGKLVGEVFPEFQLFVYGGVNFEPYRRKLLESIGRSVDTLELFPASEGFFAFQDEPGNPGMLLLANAGIYFEFIPAERFFEPNPPRLTLADVELDKNYALVVSSNAGLWGYSVGDTVRFTSLRPHRVVVSGRIKHFLSAFGEHVIGEEVEQTLREALQQFAEVEVTEFTVAPRVSENKAEPSRHEWLVEFARPPHDLGAFAAALDAGLRRRNVYYDDLLAGNILAPLLLTPLPAGAFQRYMKSQGKLGGQNKVPRLSNDRKLAEGLQAVG